In Streptomyces capitiformicae, one genomic interval encodes:
- a CDS encoding murein hydrolase activator EnvC family protein — translation MSDERTKRLVWTWSALLLCLTALLPITPAAGAGSGPRNAEGPVPALGRAWPVGLRPLVVHAWDPPPTPYARGHRGVDLSAPAGSPVQAVATGRVSFAGRVAGRGVIAIELTNTGDPPLRTTYEPVRVSVKKGDEVAAGTILGTLEPSPSHCPTACLHWGLRRADTYLNPLSLLPPWLLRRGPSRLLPLS, via the coding sequence ATGTCTGACGAGCGAACGAAACGACTGGTGTGGACGTGGTCGGCGTTGCTGTTGTGCCTGACGGCGCTGCTCCCGATCACACCGGCGGCGGGAGCGGGTTCGGGTCCGCGGAACGCCGAGGGGCCGGTCCCCGCCCTCGGCCGCGCCTGGCCCGTGGGCCTGCGCCCCCTGGTGGTCCACGCCTGGGACCCACCGCCGACCCCCTACGCCAGAGGCCACCGAGGCGTCGACCTGTCCGCCCCCGCTGGGTCTCCGGTACAAGCGGTCGCCACCGGCCGCGTGTCCTTCGCCGGCCGAGTGGCAGGCCGAGGAGTCATCGCGATCGAACTGACCAACACGGGTGACCCGCCCCTGCGCACGACCTACGAACCGGTACGGGTGTCCGTGAAGAAGGGCGACGAGGTGGCAGCAGGCACCATCCTGGGCACCCTGGAGCCCTCCCCCTCCCACTGCCCGACAGCCTGCCTGCACTGGGGCCTACGCAGAGCGGACACCTATCTGAACCCGTTGTCCCTACTGCCCCCATGGCTCCTGAGAAGGGGCCCATCACGTCTACTGCCGCTGTCATAG